The following are encoded together in the Flavihumibacter fluvii genome:
- a CDS encoding acyl carrier protein, whose protein sequence is MTTASIIEKINHFLVEEFEVEKEMISPEANLKETLELDSLDYIDMVVVIESNFGFKVKPEDFTNITSFQDFYDYVIGRVNAKELV, encoded by the coding sequence ATGACCACAGCAAGCATAATAGAGAAGATCAACCATTTCCTGGTGGAAGAATTTGAAGTAGAGAAAGAGATGATCTCACCGGAAGCCAACCTGAAAGAAACACTGGAACTCGATAGCCTGGATTATATTGACATGGTCGTGGTGATTGAAAGCAATTTTGGGTTCAAAGTAAAACCTGAAGACTTCACGAATATTACCTCCTTCCAGGATTTTTATGACTATGTTATTGGCCGTGTAAACGCAAAAGAACTGGTATAA
- a CDS encoding beta-ketoacyl-[acyl-carrier-protein] synthase family protein encodes MNRVVITGMGIYSCIGKNLEEVRQSLFEGRSGIVLDQARKEFGYRSGLTGFVERPNLKGQLDRRARIMLPEQGEYAYLATVQALAQAGITEEMLQQREIGVLYGNDSSAEPVVTATDLMREKKDTTLVGSGSVFQTMNSTVTMNLATIFHLKGVNFTISAACASGSHAIGLGYHFIKTGLQEMIICGGAQELNIYSMGNFDALSAFSIREADPTKASRPFDKNRDGLIPSGGAATVILESLDSALARGANILGEVVGYGFSSNGGHISNPTVNGPVRALNMALKDAGLDAADIFYINAHATSTPAGDSSEARAIDEVFGASRPYVSSTKSMTGHECWMAGASEIVYSMLMMKYGFIAPNINFEEPDEDSAKLNIVTKTLEEEFDCFLSNSFGFGGTNSSLIIKKYGE; translated from the coding sequence ATGAACAGAGTGGTGATAACAGGCATGGGTATTTATTCCTGTATCGGGAAGAACCTGGAAGAAGTGAGGCAATCCTTGTTCGAGGGCAGGTCGGGTATTGTGCTGGACCAGGCGCGTAAGGAATTTGGCTACCGCTCCGGGCTTACCGGGTTCGTGGAAAGGCCCAACCTAAAGGGCCAGCTGGACCGAAGGGCCAGGATCATGTTGCCGGAACAGGGGGAATACGCCTACCTGGCCACCGTGCAGGCACTTGCACAGGCAGGCATAACCGAAGAAATGTTGCAGCAAAGGGAGATCGGTGTCTTGTACGGCAATGACAGCTCGGCAGAACCGGTGGTAACCGCTACCGACCTGATGCGGGAAAAAAAAGACACTACACTGGTGGGTTCGGGCTCGGTTTTCCAGACCATGAATTCTACCGTTACCATGAACCTGGCTACGATCTTCCACCTGAAAGGGGTCAATTTTACGATCAGTGCTGCCTGCGCCAGCGGTTCACATGCCATCGGCCTGGGCTACCATTTTATTAAAACCGGGTTGCAGGAAATGATCATCTGTGGCGGCGCTCAGGAACTGAATATTTATTCAATGGGTAATTTTGATGCCCTTTCTGCGTTTTCCATCCGGGAAGCGGATCCTACAAAAGCCTCCCGCCCCTTTGATAAAAACCGCGACGGGCTGATCCCGAGTGGTGGCGCGGCAACAGTGATCCTGGAAAGCCTCGATAGTGCTTTAGCCCGTGGTGCCAATATTTTAGGGGAGGTGGTGGGTTATGGGTTCTCTTCAAATGGCGGACATATTTCTAATCCGACCGTAAATGGACCGGTCCGGGCATTGAATATGGCTTTGAAGGACGCGGGATTGGATGCAGCGGATATTTTTTATATCAATGCCCACGCAACCTCTACACCGGCAGGTGATTCGAGTGAAGCCAGGGCAATTGATGAAGTTTTTGGTGCATCCCGCCCCTATGTGAGTTCAACAAAATCAATGACCGGGCATGAATGCTGGATGGCAGGTGCGAGTGAAATAGTTTACTCAATGTTGATGATGAAGTACGGATTCATCGCGCCAAATATTAATTTTGAGGAACCGGATGAAGATTCGGCCAAATTGAATATTGTTACAAAAACATTAGAAGAAGAATTCGATTGCTTTTTATCCAACTCGTTTGGATTCGGCGGAACGAATTCTTCGTTGATCATAAAGAAATATGGGGAATAA
- the fabG gene encoding 3-oxoacyl-ACP reductase FabG, translated as MTKSVLVTGGSRGIGRAICLKMASLGYYILVNYKGNEAAAQETLAQVRALGADGELLQFDVQHKEQVKAVLGGWIEQQKEKVIEILVNNAGIKDDTLMLWMKDEQWENVVDTSLGGFFYVTREVLNGMLLRKSGRIVNVVSLSGLKGMAGQTNYSAAKAGVIGATKALAQEIGKRGVTVNAVAPGFIQTDMTEGLNEKELKTMIPVQRFGQPEEVAHAVAFLASPESGYITGVVLSVNGGLYT; from the coding sequence ATGACTAAATCTGTCCTGGTTACAGGAGGGTCGAGGGGAATTGGAAGGGCTATCTGTTTAAAGATGGCATCCCTTGGCTATTACATACTGGTCAATTATAAAGGCAATGAGGCTGCAGCACAGGAAACCCTTGCACAGGTGCGGGCCCTTGGCGCCGATGGTGAATTGTTGCAGTTTGATGTTCAGCATAAGGAACAGGTGAAGGCAGTTTTAGGCGGGTGGATTGAACAACAAAAGGAAAAGGTGATCGAGATACTGGTCAATAACGCAGGCATAAAGGATGATACACTCATGCTCTGGATGAAAGATGAGCAATGGGAAAATGTAGTGGATACCAGTTTGGGCGGATTTTTTTATGTGACCCGGGAAGTCTTGAATGGGATGTTGCTGCGGAAATCGGGTCGTATTGTAAATGTGGTTTCCTTATCAGGATTGAAAGGGATGGCCGGACAAACCAACTACTCTGCTGCCAAAGCCGGGGTGATCGGTGCTACAAAAGCGCTGGCCCAGGAAATTGGTAAAAGGGGCGTAACGGTGAATGCCGTAGCGCCGGGATTCATTCAAACCGATATGACCGAAGGGTTAAATGAAAAGGAATTAAAGACCATGATTCCGGTTCAGCGTTTCGGCCAGCCAGAGGAAGTGGCACACGCGGTCGCATTTCTCGCTTCCCCTGAATCGGGGTATATTACAGGCGTCGTATTATCAGTAAATGGTGGACTATATACGTAG
- a CDS encoding HAL/PAL/TAL family ammonia-lyase, with protein sequence MKLIKEQHLTLDDFREIVCDGKKLTIDGSVLDKVSKNHEFLKGFASNKIIYGINTGFGPMAQYRVSEENLIALQYNLIRSHSSGSGKPIDPILVRALLLARLNNFLQGYSGIHPDLVLLLVDLLNKEVYPCIYEHGGVGASGDLVQLAHLALTLIGEGEVWYKNELRDTAEVFEALGIVPLKIRVREGLALINGTSAMTGIALINLLQARKLLEWSVFLSAMTNEVVEAYDDHFSHELNHVKHHPGQQKVAGMLRDLLRDSHMIRSRKKHLYEGDKMDQDVFEDKVQEYYSLRCITQVLGPIIDTIDQAEKVILSEFNSVNDNPIIDHENANIFHGGNFHGDYVSLEMDKLKIAITKLSMLSERQLNYLLNAKLNEKFPPFINLGTLGLNFGMQGMQFTATSTVAENQTISNPMYIHSIPNNNDNQDIVSMGCNAALLTRRVIGNSFEVLAIQMMTILQAVDYLDCTSRMASATLHMYSQIRAIFPVFADDQPRYKDLDRVKRFFENAEPVVSFPTPSTIDGVA encoded by the coding sequence ATGAAATTGATTAAAGAACAACATTTAACACTGGATGATTTCAGGGAGATCGTATGCGATGGAAAGAAATTGACCATCGACGGCAGCGTTCTGGATAAGGTGTCCAAAAACCATGAATTTTTAAAAGGATTTGCTTCCAATAAGATCATTTATGGCATCAATACCGGCTTTGGCCCGATGGCACAATACCGCGTAAGTGAAGAAAACCTTATCGCCTTACAATATAACCTGATCAGGAGCCATAGTTCCGGCAGTGGCAAACCCATTGATCCAATATTGGTGCGGGCCTTGTTACTGGCCCGTTTGAATAATTTCCTGCAAGGCTATTCCGGTATCCATCCAGACCTGGTGCTCCTGCTGGTCGACTTATTGAATAAAGAAGTTTATCCCTGTATCTATGAGCATGGCGGGGTGGGGGCGAGCGGTGACCTCGTTCAGCTTGCACACCTTGCACTGACCCTGATTGGCGAAGGTGAAGTTTGGTATAAAAATGAATTACGTGATACTGCAGAAGTTTTTGAAGCGCTGGGTATTGTGCCGCTTAAGATCCGCGTGCGGGAAGGTCTTGCCCTGATCAATGGCACTTCTGCGATGACCGGCATCGCCCTCATCAACCTGTTACAGGCGCGGAAATTATTGGAATGGTCGGTCTTCCTGTCGGCTATGACGAATGAAGTCGTAGAAGCTTACGACGACCATTTCTCCCACGAACTGAATCATGTGAAACACCATCCCGGCCAACAAAAAGTTGCCGGCATGCTGCGCGACCTGCTGCGTGACAGCCATATGATCCGTTCCCGGAAAAAACATTTATACGAAGGCGATAAGATGGACCAGGATGTGTTTGAGGACAAAGTGCAGGAGTATTATTCCTTACGGTGTATCACGCAGGTGCTGGGTCCCATTATCGATACCATCGACCAGGCCGAAAAAGTGATCCTGTCGGAATTTAATTCCGTGAATGATAACCCCATCATCGACCACGAGAACGCCAATATCTTCCATGGCGGCAACTTCCATGGTGATTATGTGTCCCTGGAGATGGACAAACTCAAAATTGCCATCACTAAATTGTCGATGTTGTCTGAACGCCAACTCAACTACCTGCTGAACGCCAAGCTGAATGAAAAATTCCCGCCATTCATCAACCTGGGAACGCTTGGACTGAATTTTGGCATGCAGGGGATGCAGTTTACGGCCACTTCAACAGTTGCTGAAAACCAGACCATCTCTAACCCGATGTATATCCACAGCATTCCCAATAATAACGACAACCAGGATATCGTCAGCATGGGCTGTAATGCGGCATTGCTCACCCGGCGCGTGATCGGCAATTCCTTTGAGGTGCTGGCCATACAGATGATGACCATTCTGCAGGCGGTGGATTACCTGGATTGTACCAGCAGGATGGCGTCTGCAACCCTGCATATGTATAGCCAGATCCGGGCCATTTTCCCGGTATTTGCTGATGACCAGCCCAGGTATAAAGACCTCGACCGGGTGAAGCGATTCTTTGAGAATGCCGAACCTGTGGTCAGTTTTCCAACACCCTCAACAATTGATGGGGTTGCCTGA
- a CDS encoding phenylacetate--CoA ligase family protein has product MYSHDIAFATKTEIRALQEKKLQETIQYLAANSPFYQDLFTTNGIQPGTICTLEDLQKLPVTTKEDLQLRNWDFLSVPKSKIAEYVASSGTMGSPVTIALTENDLSRLSYNEYCSFLSAGGSKEDIYQLMLTLDRQFMAGIAYYLGIRQLGAGLVRVGPGAPFLQYETIRRVNPTVIIAVPSFLVKLVEYAEANQVSLAATSVKTAICIGESIRHEDGRLNRLGQRIAGSWPIRLVSTYASTEMQTAFTECSAGKGGHLLADLLVLELLDDNNQPVAPGQPGEVTITTLGVEGMPLLRYKTGDICRQIDEPCACGRNTPRLTSVIGRKKQMIKLKGTTFYPPALYDVLHEVAEITDYVVELQTNEFGTDEVIVHIHVNEPSEPLSHKIREFLRSRLRVVPDLVFATAAELHHMQFPEGGRKAQKLLDKRLYTI; this is encoded by the coding sequence ATGTATTCGCACGATATAGCATTTGCAACAAAAACAGAGATCAGGGCATTACAGGAAAAGAAATTGCAGGAGACCATCCAGTACCTGGCGGCTAATTCCCCCTTTTACCAGGACCTTTTTACCACAAATGGGATCCAACCCGGAACCATCTGCACGCTGGAAGACCTGCAAAAACTGCCCGTTACCACCAAGGAAGACCTGCAATTGAGGAACTGGGATTTTTTATCTGTGCCAAAGAGCAAGATCGCAGAATATGTGGCCAGCTCAGGCACCATGGGCAGTCCGGTGACCATTGCGCTTACCGAAAATGACTTGTCCAGGTTGTCCTATAACGAATATTGCTCCTTTCTCTCTGCCGGCGGCTCTAAAGAAGATATTTACCAGCTGATGCTTACCCTGGACCGCCAGTTTATGGCCGGTATTGCCTATTACCTGGGTATCCGGCAACTGGGTGCCGGGCTCGTTAGGGTGGGACCGGGTGCGCCATTCCTGCAATACGAAACGATCCGGCGGGTGAACCCCACCGTTATTATCGCTGTGCCATCCTTCCTGGTAAAACTGGTGGAATATGCCGAAGCCAACCAGGTCAGTTTAGCTGCTACAAGCGTGAAAACGGCGATATGTATTGGTGAAAGTATCCGCCACGAAGACGGCCGCTTAAATCGCCTCGGCCAAAGGATTGCCGGCAGCTGGCCCATCAGGCTGGTGAGCACTTACGCATCTACGGAAATGCAGACGGCTTTTACCGAATGTTCGGCAGGCAAGGGCGGACACCTGCTTGCAGACCTGCTGGTCCTGGAATTATTAGACGACAATAACCAACCCGTTGCGCCCGGACAGCCCGGCGAAGTGACCATTACCACCCTTGGCGTAGAAGGCATGCCACTCCTGCGCTATAAAACAGGCGATATCTGCAGGCAGATCGATGAGCCCTGCGCCTGTGGCCGGAATACACCGCGGCTGACCTCGGTGATCGGCAGGAAAAAACAAATGATCAAATTGAAAGGCACCACCTTTTACCCGCCTGCCTTATACGATGTATTGCATGAAGTTGCTGAAATAACAGATTACGTAGTGGAATTACAAACCAATGAATTTGGTACCGATGAAGTGATCGTGCATATACATGTTAATGAACCTTCGGAACCCTTAAGCCACAAAATCAGGGAATTCCTGCGTTCCCGCCTGAGGGTGGTTCCCGATCTTGTTTTCGCAACAGCTGCTGAATTACACCACATGCAATTTCCCGAAGGTGGCCGCAAAGCACAGAAATTACTTGATAAACGGCTGTATACAATTTAA
- a CDS encoding holo-ACP synthase has translation MILGTGIDIVEVHRIAEKIAKGQGFREMVFSSSEIAYCEKQGHPEQHYAARFAAKEALFKALGSGWLNGTAFDEIEIAHDAKGQPNLQLKGQTAETLAKFQISRIHVSLSHQASMATAIVILEN, from the coding sequence ATGATCCTGGGAACCGGTATAGACATCGTTGAAGTGCACCGCATCGCGGAAAAAATTGCCAAAGGCCAGGGCTTTAGGGAAATGGTTTTTTCGTCATCAGAGATCGCCTATTGTGAAAAACAAGGCCACCCCGAACAGCACTATGCCGCCCGATTTGCCGCCAAGGAAGCCTTGTTCAAAGCACTGGGTTCCGGGTGGCTCAACGGCACCGCCTTCGATGAAATTGAAATTGCACACGATGCCAAAGGCCAGCCCAACCTGCAACTGAAAGGACAAACAGCTGAGACCCTGGCGAAATTCCAGATCTCCCGCATCCATGTATCTTTATCCCACCAGGCCTCCATGGCAACAGCCATCGTGATCCTGGAAAATTGA